In the Muricauda sp. MAR_2010_75 genome, one interval contains:
- a CDS encoding conjugal transfer protein TraK, with amino-acid sequence MKTPFKSIVHVLRLNRFVVLAVVIASVLVCMVAMVLVGRIYRESLNGAFVVNGEGEVIPLSWAEQRDHLEVEALAHLEQFHRWFYGVDAGSYEKNMERALWLGNASVGAVFQQKKADGFYNRLLQYSLVQEVIRIDTELDWDGSSFAFRTQLHIRINRGTVTDTYELVTSGHLIQVERNFPHNPHGLLITDFFENSLRKLETHENTEE; translated from the coding sequence ATGAAAACACCTTTTAAAAGTATTGTTCATGTGCTGCGGCTCAACCGTTTTGTGGTTCTTGCCGTGGTTATCGCCTCGGTTTTGGTCTGTATGGTTGCTATGGTCCTAGTGGGCAGGATATACCGTGAATCGTTGAACGGGGCCTTCGTGGTCAATGGGGAAGGGGAGGTCATACCGCTTTCCTGGGCCGAACAACGGGATCATCTGGAAGTGGAGGCCCTGGCCCATTTGGAACAGTTTCATAGGTGGTTTTATGGGGTGGATGCCGGCAGTTATGAGAAGAACATGGAAAGGGCCCTTTGGTTGGGCAATGCCTCCGTTGGTGCTGTCTTTCAACAGAAAAAGGCAGACGGTTTCTATAACCGGTTGTTGCAATATTCCCTTGTGCAAGAGGTCATCCGAATCGATACAGAGCTGGATTGGGATGGGTCTTCCTTTGCGTTTAGGACCCAATTGCATATACGGATCAATCGGGGAACCGTCACCGATACCTATGAACTGGTGACCTCGGGACATTTGATCCAGGTGGAACGGAATTTTCCCCATAATCCTCATGGATTGTTGATCACTGATTTTTTTGAAAACTCACTTCGTAAACTAGAAACTCATGAAAACACAGAAGAATAA